Proteins co-encoded in one Spirosoma endbachense genomic window:
- a CDS encoding thioredoxin family protein has protein sequence MKKILLLLVVAHISLAQKTGIQFKPTPVEKVFQDARRAGKPVFLEIYSPTCHVCQSFMPTLADGRVGKFYNDKFVNTKLDIDQPSTKAFLEKNRLFVPSLPLFLYFDPQQNLIHFAMSNNSTDEVIRHGTNALNTSVRSQNMKSRYQQGERSTNFLIDYAMFGRITRDTVVNMAAMNDYARQQSPATFTNQTNWLALQKLVLDFENPMFQYMLGHLDAYRKAYGAEPTQKVAENILMSSLYSGRGAQFPVAKILQIRQDLIKIGIDPRVAANRTLLPEVNAYFRARQTNKAVDRMDNQVASNQLTVLEYLYISRLFNRASPDANDAPTVVKWVNKALALKPTPKEQADLYFEQAEAYRRGGKSADAQKAAQKSMELAQTSRLDTRRNVEQMAKLK, from the coding sequence ATGAAAAAGATTCTTCTGCTACTCGTTGTCGCTCACATTAGCCTTGCCCAAAAAACGGGTATTCAATTTAAGCCGACTCCAGTAGAAAAAGTATTTCAGGATGCCCGTAGAGCTGGCAAGCCTGTATTCCTCGAAATTTACTCGCCTACCTGTCATGTATGTCAGAGTTTTATGCCAACCCTGGCCGATGGGCGGGTAGGGAAGTTTTATAACGACAAGTTCGTTAATACTAAACTGGATATAGACCAGCCATCAACGAAGGCTTTTCTGGAAAAAAACCGATTGTTTGTACCGTCGTTGCCCCTGTTTCTGTATTTCGATCCACAGCAGAATCTGATTCACTTTGCCATGAGCAATAATTCGACGGATGAAGTCATTCGTCATGGCACCAACGCGCTGAATACGTCGGTTCGCAGTCAGAACATGAAGTCGCGTTATCAGCAGGGCGAACGGTCGACAAATTTCCTGATCGACTATGCCATGTTTGGTCGTATTACGCGAGACACAGTGGTGAATATGGCAGCCATGAACGATTATGCCCGTCAGCAATCGCCCGCAACGTTTACGAATCAAACAAACTGGCTGGCATTACAGAAGCTCGTTCTGGATTTCGAAAACCCCATGTTTCAATACATGCTGGGGCATTTGGATGCCTATCGGAAAGCCTATGGTGCCGAGCCAACCCAGAAAGTGGCCGAAAATATTCTGATGTCGTCGCTCTATAGTGGGCGAGGTGCACAATTCCCGGTGGCTAAAATTCTACAAATCCGTCAGGATCTAATAAAAATCGGTATTGATCCAAGAGTTGCCGCCAACCGTACACTGCTTCCAGAAGTAAACGCCTATTTCCGGGCCCGGCAAACCAACAAAGCCGTTGATCGGATGGATAATCAAGTCGCTTCTAATCAACTGACTGTACTGGAATATCTGTACATTTCACGACTCTTTAACCGGGCCAGTCCTGATGCTAACGATGCACCAACGGTTGTGAAATGGGTAAATAAGGCCCTTGCACTAAAACCAACGCCAAAAGAACAGGCCGATCTGTATTTTGAACAGGCCGAAGCCTACCGCCGTGGTGGTAAAAGTGCAGATGCTCAGAAAGCCGCCCAGAAATCGATGGAACTGGCCCAGACGAGCCGGCTGGACACTCGTCGGAATGTTGAGCAGATGGCGAAACTTAAATAA
- a CDS encoding tetratricopeptide repeat protein, protein MSQGCEKPDCVMEVALLCLFFVVYLTIRYYLVDHDTPSDKDRNRFRKGIEQVSNRKITEAHRYFDEAVRQYPKSAIAYAYRGKCQLIQENYYSAIYDLTQAISRDNTLAECYLDRGIAYYKIDQFNDAFREFDKAVWHFRDEQPDAYRWRALARIQVRQLPQAESDLRRAVSLGDENSFHLLLQPPFTKPVYQK, encoded by the coding sequence ATTTCGCAGGGATGTGAAAAACCAGACTGTGTTATGGAAGTCGCGCTGTTGTGTCTGTTTTTTGTGGTGTATTTGACCATTCGCTATTATCTTGTGGATCACGACACACCGTCTGATAAAGATCGGAATCGGTTCCGGAAAGGGATTGAGCAGGTCAGTAATCGAAAAATTACCGAAGCTCATCGCTACTTCGATGAGGCTGTTCGCCAATACCCAAAATCAGCGATTGCCTACGCGTATCGGGGAAAATGTCAGCTCATTCAGGAGAACTACTATTCAGCTATCTATGATCTAACGCAGGCCATCAGCCGTGATAATACGCTGGCTGAGTGCTATTTAGACCGGGGGATTGCCTACTATAAAATTGACCAGTTTAACGACGCATTCCGCGAATTTGATAAAGCGGTCTGGCATTTCCGCGATGAACAACCCGATGCCTACCGTTGGCGGGCTTTAGCCCGAATTCAGGTTCGGCAGCTACCGCAGGCCGAAAGTGATCTGCGCCGGGCTGTTTCTCTGGGCGACGAAAATTCGTTTCACCTTCTCCTCCAGCCCCCGTTTACCAAACCAGTCTACCAAAAATAA
- a CDS encoding MmcQ/YjbR family DNA-binding protein, with translation MNIETLRDYCLAKAGVTESFPFGETTLVFKVGGKIFALVDTESRPTTINLKCDPERAVQLREEYPAVVPGYHMNKTHWNTVTIDGSVRSSEVQVWIDHSYELVRKSLPKAIRDQLN, from the coding sequence ATGAACATTGAAACCCTACGCGACTACTGTCTGGCGAAAGCTGGCGTTACAGAATCGTTTCCGTTTGGCGAAACAACACTGGTGTTTAAAGTAGGCGGCAAAATATTTGCGCTGGTCGATACCGAGAGTCGCCCAACAACAATCAATTTAAAGTGTGACCCTGAGCGGGCAGTCCAGTTACGGGAAGAATATCCGGCTGTGGTCCCAGGTTATCACATGAACAAAACGCACTGGAACACCGTCACGATTGATGGTAGTGTTCGTAGTAGTGAAGTACAGGTGTGGATTGATCATTCTTACGAATTGGTCAGAAAGAGTTTACCAAAGGCCATTCGGGACCAATTAAACTGA
- a CDS encoding DUF6728 family protein encodes MNRFLDYLKIGPVFSYFLRVFRKPDPAHPTSVNLRMMHGINRISIVMFLFAVIVYTVRHCVR; translated from the coding sequence ATGAATCGTTTTCTTGATTATTTAAAAATAGGGCCTGTTTTCTCTTATTTCCTTCGGGTATTCCGCAAACCCGACCCAGCTCATCCGACAAGTGTCAATCTGCGTATGATGCACGGCATCAACCGGATTTCTATTGTCATGTTTTTGTTTGCGGTGATCGTTTACACCGTTCGTCACTGCGTCCGATGA
- the ispG gene encoding (E)-4-hydroxy-3-methylbut-2-enyl-diphosphate synthase: MLDSLLTPTISASAGTPEQSGSPVLYTPSLTQYSRRKTSTVTIGDVPLGSDYPIRVQSMTTVDTMDTKGSVEQSIRMIEAGCEYIRITAPSVKEAQNLATIRQELRARGYTTPLIADIHFTPNAAELAARIVEKVRINPGNYADRKRFEFIDYTDAAYAAELERIRAKFLPLVRICKEYGTAMRIGTNHGSLSDRILSRYGDTPVGMVESALEFLRICEAENYYNIVLSMKSSNPQVMVQAYRLLVQRLDEEGLKPYPLHLGVTEAGEAEDGRIKSALGIGTLLEDGIGDTVRVSLTEEPEREAPVAQALIDRYTNRAAESAPIPAITNYPINPFQYTRRLSHEVGNFGGQNVPRVIADFSQTPVTDHDSLHPIGHFYLPVPDKWRMNDLGADYIYTGSNPAQFMLPNGLKEIQDFAVWQTSSDQVNIFPLLNAADYLSAAQAVKLHSRLNFVRITLADLSAELLTALRTDKTVVLIIATENAHAMPELRRLVVELINQAQSGVPVTTPVIIQRGYPTVPEEDIPLYAATDVGGLLIDGLGDGILLTPGAATTDELKRLNNLAFGILQAARTRITKTEYISCPSCGRTLFDLQETTAHIRQRTDHLKGVKIGIMGCIVNGPGEMADADYGYVGIGRDKIALYRGQQVIKKSVPADRAVDELIDLIREDSRWIEPEKVETF, translated from the coding sequence ATGCTCGATTCGCTGCTTACTCCTACTATTTCTGCTTCAGCCGGTACGCCGGAACAATCCGGTTCACCCGTTCTTTATACACCGTCATTAACCCAATACTCTCGTCGAAAAACCAGTACGGTAACCATTGGCGATGTACCATTGGGATCGGACTACCCAATCCGGGTTCAATCGATGACTACGGTGGATACAATGGATACCAAAGGCTCCGTTGAGCAGAGTATTCGTATGATCGAGGCTGGTTGCGAGTACATTCGAATCACTGCTCCCAGTGTGAAGGAAGCGCAGAACCTCGCCACTATTCGTCAGGAGCTGCGGGCGCGGGGCTATACAACGCCCCTGATAGCCGACATCCACTTTACTCCTAATGCAGCTGAGTTAGCAGCCCGGATTGTGGAAAAAGTCCGCATCAATCCGGGCAACTACGCCGACCGCAAACGATTCGAGTTCATTGACTATACCGACGCAGCTTATGCTGCCGAACTGGAGCGGATTCGGGCTAAATTCCTTCCGCTGGTTCGTATCTGTAAAGAATACGGGACGGCCATGCGTATCGGGACGAACCACGGCTCGCTGTCTGACCGGATTCTGAGTCGCTATGGCGATACGCCGGTTGGCATGGTTGAATCGGCGCTGGAATTCCTGCGGATCTGCGAAGCTGAAAATTATTACAATATCGTCTTGTCGATGAAGTCGAGTAATCCACAGGTGATGGTACAGGCTTATCGGCTGCTGGTACAGCGATTGGACGAAGAAGGGCTAAAACCGTATCCCCTGCACCTCGGCGTTACGGAAGCTGGTGAGGCCGAAGATGGTCGAATTAAATCGGCACTTGGCATTGGCACATTGCTCGAAGATGGCATTGGTGACACCGTCCGCGTATCGTTGACAGAGGAGCCAGAACGCGAAGCTCCGGTGGCACAGGCGCTGATTGACCGGTATACAAACAGGGCCGCCGAAAGTGCTCCTATTCCAGCAATCACGAACTACCCGATCAATCCCTTCCAGTATACTCGCCGATTATCCCACGAAGTCGGCAATTTTGGCGGGCAAAACGTACCGCGGGTTATTGCCGATTTTAGCCAGACACCCGTTACAGACCATGACAGCCTCCATCCAATCGGTCATTTCTATTTGCCCGTACCCGACAAGTGGCGCATGAACGACCTCGGAGCTGATTACATTTATACTGGGTCGAATCCGGCGCAGTTTATGCTGCCCAACGGCTTGAAAGAAATTCAGGACTTCGCCGTTTGGCAGACAAGTTCAGATCAGGTCAATATATTCCCGTTGCTGAATGCGGCTGATTATCTGTCTGCTGCCCAGGCCGTAAAGCTCCATAGCCGGTTAAATTTTGTGCGTATTACGCTGGCCGATTTATCCGCTGAGTTATTGACTGCATTACGCACTGACAAAACGGTTGTTCTGATCATTGCAACCGAGAATGCCCACGCGATGCCCGAATTACGTCGGTTGGTTGTTGAGCTGATCAATCAGGCGCAATCTGGGGTTCCGGTTACTACACCAGTAATTATTCAGCGGGGTTACCCCACAGTTCCGGAAGAAGATATTCCGCTCTATGCCGCTACTGACGTTGGTGGCTTGCTGATTGATGGGCTCGGCGATGGCATTCTGCTAACTCCAGGGGCGGCAACAACCGACGAGTTAAAACGATTGAATAATCTGGCTTTCGGCATTTTGCAGGCAGCCCGCACACGCATCACCAAAACCGAATACATCTCCTGTCCATCGTGCGGACGAACCTTGTTCGATTTGCAGGAAACAACGGCCCACATTCGCCAACGCACCGACCACCTCAAAGGGGTGAAGATTGGGATTATGGGCTGTATTGTAAACGGCCCCGGCGAAATGGCTGATGCCGACTATGGTTACGTTGGGATCGGTCGCGATAAGATTGCGCTTTACCGTGGTCAGCAGGTGATTAAAAAATCTGTCCCAGCCGATCGTGCTGTCGATGAGCTTATTGACCTGATCCGGGAAGACAGTCGCTGGATTGAGCCCGAAAAAGTTGAAACATTTTGA
- a CDS encoding PRTRC system protein E, whose protein sequence is MDFFKQLDALDLQGDLKIVVTKNSDKLIVSVMLNNPKCGDKAANAILPLILKGTAEELDKGFFDNIAAPIRETSSLLVNMEDHLKSVATAKEQAAMNKDKKSEAKEVIPPAPVDMKQLQFDQAMSKVDELAKAKKYRDAISKLPLVADYPEKVDLIDAKRKEINGLALQGTMFDTSTVETA, encoded by the coding sequence ATGGACTTCTTTAAACAACTCGATGCCCTGGACTTACAGGGTGATTTGAAAATCGTTGTTACCAAAAACAGCGATAAACTGATTGTCAGCGTGATGCTGAATAATCCAAAATGTGGCGATAAAGCCGCTAATGCCATTTTACCACTAATTCTGAAAGGCACAGCCGAGGAGTTAGACAAAGGCTTTTTTGACAACATAGCAGCTCCCATTCGTGAAACATCGAGCCTATTAGTCAATATGGAAGACCACCTTAAAAGCGTGGCCACTGCTAAAGAGCAAGCCGCCATGAATAAGGATAAGAAGTCAGAAGCCAAAGAAGTAATTCCACCAGCCCCCGTAGACATGAAACAGCTCCAGTTTGATCAGGCTATGAGTAAGGTTGACGAACTGGCAAAGGCTAAAAAATACCGCGATGCCATTAGCAAGCTACCCTTAGTCGCTGACTATCCTGAAAAAGTTGATCTGATCGATGCCAAGCGAAAAGAAATCAATGGCCTCGCCTTACAGGGTACCATGTTCGATACATCAACCGTAGAAACCGCTTAA
- a CDS encoding PRTRC system protein C produces the protein MLVVNQLERKFSYSVKGQNVTLPDPDRSMSPEAVMNFYSNTYPELISAKITGPEIKNDAMLYSFGTAVMGTKG, from the coding sequence ATGTTAGTCGTAAACCAACTTGAGCGCAAGTTTAGCTACTCCGTCAAAGGCCAGAACGTTACCCTGCCTGATCCTGACCGCAGTATGAGTCCTGAAGCTGTGATGAATTTCTACAGCAACACCTACCCCGAATTAATCTCCGCTAAGATTACCGGGCCTGAGATCAAGAACGATGCGATGCTGTATTCATTCGGCACGGCCGTCATGGGAACCAAAGGTTAA
- a CDS encoding PRTRC system protein B — protein MQNITSDFQQYYQPKTALLIYRHTSKLNDVYVESFEIDQTTGQPINAHPLSIEEAAKLGRQLNSAQEKHMGFLVPDGLMPETVLYVNPRSEGLAIWYTPPMKRKLFFSKHLEIKDGPAYVPALLWKATKSQLYIFALKSKKRPTVSTPLYHAPLFNTAANGLVCIGDVTIPSLETASLGRFMQAWQDFFFNSKFSHLNGLLPVSVDPKELWNELIKTGKPFPNELLLTSKTTLKSILP, from the coding sequence ATGCAGAATATAACAAGCGACTTTCAACAATATTACCAACCGAAGACAGCTCTACTGATCTATCGGCACACATCAAAGCTTAATGATGTTTACGTCGAATCGTTCGAGATCGATCAGACCACTGGCCAACCGATCAACGCACACCCACTTAGCATTGAGGAGGCCGCAAAGCTAGGCCGTCAATTGAACTCGGCTCAGGAAAAGCATATGGGGTTTCTGGTACCCGATGGCTTGATGCCCGAAACCGTACTGTATGTTAATCCTCGTAGCGAAGGGTTGGCGATCTGGTACACCCCACCCATGAAGCGAAAACTGTTTTTCTCAAAACACTTAGAGATTAAAGATGGCCCCGCTTATGTGCCGGCATTACTGTGGAAAGCGACGAAGTCCCAGTTGTACATTTTCGCGCTTAAATCGAAAAAACGCCCAACGGTCAGCACACCGCTCTATCATGCCCCCCTGTTCAACACAGCCGCTAACGGGCTGGTATGCATTGGCGATGTAACAATCCCCTCACTGGAAACCGCTTCATTAGGTCGATTCATGCAAGCCTGGCAGGATTTCTTTTTCAATTCCAAGTTTTCGCATCTCAACGGCTTGCTACCGGTATCGGTAGACCCAAAAGAGCTATGGAACGAGCTAATTAAAACGGGTAAACCGTTCCCGAACGAATTACTGCTCACTAGCAAAACCACCCTTAAATCGATCTTACCATGA
- a CDS encoding PRTRC system ThiF family protein → MTRVHFTATYFMEPQNPITVQLIGAGGTGSQVLTALGKMNHAMVALGHPGLHVTVWDNDTVSTANLGRQLFAQAEVGLAKSVALINRVNRFFGTNWKAQNRRYDRADHYLAGVNGTANIIISCVDTVSARFEIADILKGLNMKDQQRDRPYYWLDFGNSQKTGQVILSTIGKVKQPESMKYSPVDQLPLITEEWGDALRQSEVEDNTPSCSLAEALEKQDLFINSTLANMGSALLWSLFRNGMTENRGFFLNLSDFRTQPVKV, encoded by the coding sequence ATGACACGCGTACACTTCACCGCTACCTATTTCATGGAGCCACAAAACCCGATAACCGTTCAGCTCATCGGTGCCGGTGGTACCGGATCGCAAGTACTTACGGCCCTTGGCAAGATGAATCATGCGATGGTCGCGCTGGGTCATCCAGGCCTGCACGTAACGGTCTGGGACAACGATACCGTAAGCACGGCTAATTTAGGCCGACAATTGTTTGCTCAGGCTGAAGTGGGATTAGCGAAGAGCGTAGCCCTGATCAATCGTGTTAATCGGTTTTTCGGCACGAACTGGAAAGCGCAGAATCGGCGGTACGATCGTGCCGATCATTACCTGGCTGGTGTGAACGGAACGGCGAACATTATTATCAGCTGCGTTGATACGGTTTCAGCCCGGTTCGAGATTGCCGACATCCTAAAAGGGTTGAACATGAAGGATCAGCAACGGGACCGACCCTATTACTGGCTCGACTTCGGTAATAGTCAAAAAACCGGTCAGGTAATTCTTTCTACGATCGGTAAAGTCAAGCAGCCAGAATCAATGAAGTATAGCCCAGTTGATCAATTACCTCTTATTACGGAGGAATGGGGGGATGCACTACGACAAAGCGAAGTTGAAGACAACACGCCCAGCTGCTCGCTCGCTGAAGCACTCGAAAAGCAGGATTTATTTATTAATTCGACGCTGGCCAACATGGGGAGTGCTCTACTCTGGAGCCTGTTCCGGAATGGTATGACTGAGAACAGAGGTTTTTTTCTGAACCTGAGTGATTTTAGAACACAGCCTGTAAAAGTATGA
- a CDS encoding J domain-containing protein, translating to MTQAYPLQWPASYPRTGYRKPSRFGRSLADSRDDLLEQIRRLGGTQVVISSNAKLRNDGLPYSKQPAVNDPGVAVYFLYEGEQVVFACDKWLDIGDNIRALGLAIEAIRGLERWGVSQMLKRTFTGFKALAEPATHKEEWWSVLEVPESASPDEIRKAYIKLAQRHHPDKGGKADQFQKIQNAYEVAKFFNGMN from the coding sequence ATGACACAAGCCTATCCCCTTCAGTGGCCAGCCAGTTACCCACGTACTGGCTATAGAAAGCCCTCACGATTTGGCCGATCGCTGGCCGACTCACGCGATGATTTACTGGAGCAGATTCGCAGGCTCGGCGGAACACAGGTTGTTATTTCCTCGAACGCCAAATTGAGAAATGATGGATTGCCCTACTCAAAACAACCGGCAGTCAATGATCCAGGTGTTGCGGTCTATTTTTTATATGAAGGTGAGCAGGTCGTATTTGCCTGCGATAAATGGCTAGATATCGGTGATAACATTCGTGCCTTGGGGCTGGCCATCGAAGCCATTAGAGGTTTAGAGCGATGGGGAGTAAGCCAGATGCTAAAGCGTACTTTTACAGGTTTTAAAGCACTCGCTGAACCCGCGACCCATAAAGAGGAATGGTGGAGCGTGCTCGAAGTGCCTGAGTCCGCCAGCCCGGATGAGATCCGGAAAGCCTATATTAAATTGGCTCAGCGGCATCATCCTGATAAAGGTGGAAAAGCCGATCAGTTTCAGAAAATTCAAAATGCCTATGAAGTCGCTAAGTTCTTCAATGGCATGAACTAA
- a CDS encoding HNH endonuclease: MPTVHKVKFPKAGVQANAPNQGRTEANRDIYGSSRWKKTSKNHLRDHPFCIRCAAKGKQTLATVTDHIVPINQNGEPWNSDNHQGLCLKCHQKKSARERHLAKQP; encoded by the coding sequence ATGCCCACCGTCCATAAAGTCAAGTTCCCCAAAGCCGGGGTTCAGGCCAATGCGCCCAATCAGGGCCGCACGGAAGCCAATCGGGATATCTATGGCTCCTCCCGTTGGAAAAAGACCTCCAAAAATCATTTACGGGACCATCCTTTCTGCATTCGCTGTGCTGCTAAAGGCAAGCAAACGCTGGCCACCGTGACCGACCACATTGTCCCTATTAATCAGAATGGTGAACCGTGGAATTCGGACAACCATCAGGGGCTTTGCCTGAAGTGTCACCAGAAAAAATCAGCCAGGGAGCGTCATCTAGCGAAGCAGCCATGA
- a CDS encoding DUF4884 domain-containing protein, producing MKKVLLLLAVILFVASCKSKITPIGLVTTGNPGQHAYLLLEVDGCKVYRFEDGNRDVYFTTCKGQVSYKYTTRSGKTSITHHVDSLTEELPSTHE from the coding sequence ATGAAAAAAGTACTCCTATTGCTGGCAGTTATTCTATTTGTTGCCAGCTGCAAAAGCAAAATCACGCCCATAGGTCTGGTCACCACGGGCAATCCTGGCCAACATGCGTATTTATTGCTTGAAGTCGATGGCTGCAAGGTCTATCGGTTTGAGGATGGAAACCGCGACGTTTATTTCACGACGTGTAAAGGTCAGGTTAGTTACAAGTATACGACTCGGTCCGGCAAGACCAGCATTACTCACCATGTGGATTCGTTAACCGAGGAGCTCCCATCGACCCATGAATAA
- a CDS encoding ParB N-terminal domain-containing protein — MNTVKTGTIDDLIPDQKNANKGREFGQHLLEKSLRELGTGRSILTDKHGNVIAGNKTLETAAAIGLNDVIIVPSDGTKLIVVQRTDLDIDSKQGRELAIADNKVSQANLEFDENVLQELGDEYSIDLDAWGFSSFDDEEEQAEKEEKAPKEDDKITFQLSTFQQAELKKALATAKLEAELDSVKETDGEALMVLVKEFLKRRS, encoded by the coding sequence ATGAATACTGTCAAAACTGGAACCATTGATGATCTGATTCCGGATCAGAAAAATGCCAATAAGGGCCGGGAGTTCGGCCAGCACCTTCTGGAAAAATCACTTCGTGAACTCGGTACCGGTCGCTCCATTCTGACCGATAAGCATGGCAATGTGATAGCGGGCAATAAGACTCTCGAAACAGCAGCAGCCATCGGCCTGAATGACGTGATCATTGTTCCCTCGGACGGTACCAAACTGATCGTCGTGCAACGGACTGATCTGGACATCGACAGCAAGCAGGGCCGGGAGCTGGCGATCGCCGACAATAAAGTCAGCCAGGCCAATCTGGAGTTTGACGAGAATGTGCTGCAAGAATTGGGCGATGAGTACAGTATCGATCTGGATGCCTGGGGTTTCTCCAGCTTCGACGATGAGGAAGAACAAGCCGAAAAAGAAGAGAAGGCCCCCAAGGAAGATGATAAAATCACCTTTCAGCTGAGCACCTTCCAACAAGCTGAACTCAAGAAAGCGCTGGCCACTGCCAAATTGGAAGCTGAACTCGATTCAGTCAAGGAAACCGATGGTGAAGCCCTGATGGTCCTGGTCAAGGAATTTCTCAAACGTCGTAGCTAA
- a CDS encoding phage terminase small subunit P27 family: MPPGRPAKPTAVKVLEGTYRPDRALSNEVQPDLLAQIPEPPEGLGEWGVREWHVVCRWLHDTGNLAATDLSLIAAYCNEVSNYWEYDAQVKSKGAVVAIKNKDGLVVRVQKNPFTALRKDSLDAALKLATQFGFTPSARTRLTMGAIPDKPKSKMAQLMNRK, from the coding sequence ATGCCTCCCGGACGACCTGCCAAACCTACGGCCGTCAAAGTGCTGGAAGGTACTTATCGACCTGACCGGGCGCTTTCCAACGAAGTGCAGCCCGATTTGCTTGCCCAAATTCCGGAACCGCCCGAAGGCCTGGGCGAATGGGGTGTTCGGGAGTGGCATGTCGTCTGCCGGTGGCTTCATGATACTGGCAATCTGGCTGCCACGGATTTATCGTTAATCGCTGCTTACTGCAACGAAGTATCGAACTATTGGGAGTATGATGCACAGGTAAAATCAAAAGGTGCGGTGGTGGCCATCAAAAACAAAGACGGCCTGGTTGTTCGAGTGCAGAAGAATCCATTTACAGCCTTGCGCAAAGATTCGCTCGATGCAGCCCTAAAGCTGGCCACCCAGTTCGGTTTTACCCCGTCGGCTCGGACACGTCTGACCATGGGAGCAATTCCTGATAAGCCTAAGTCTAAGATGGCCCAACTGATGAATCGTAAATAA